The following is a genomic window from Aeromonas sp. FDAARGOS 1405.
GATCGATGGCAGCCATGGCCAGAGACATTTCGTGCATGGTGACTCCTTAACCGATATGGGGAGGAGCAGTGATTCCTCCCTGTAATTGACGGAACGGCATGGCCGCTCAACAGATCCGCGGCAGCAGCTCCCCTTGCGGCAGCTCCAGATAACGGCGGCTGCCCCAGGGGTTGTTGAGGATCACCTTGTGGCGATCGCTCGCCTGCACCACACCGATCTGGCTGGCGGCGGGGTTGAACTGCTGCAAGATGCCCAGCGCGTCCTGCGCCTGCTCGGCAGGCAGGGCCAGCACCATGGTCCCCTCGTTGGCGAGATCATGGGGCTCGAAACCGTAGAGCTCGCACAGGCCCCGCACCGGATCGCACACCGGAATGGCAGACTCCTCCAGCTCGATGGCAACGCCGGAGGCGCTGCTCCACTCGTTGAGCACGGCGGCAAGGCCACCGCGGGTGGCATCGCGCAGGGCGTGAGGGGTAATGCCTGCCTGCAGCAGCGCTTCTACCTGCGGCCAGAGGGTGGTGCAGTCGCTTTTGAGATCAGATCCCAGTTGCAGGGCGTCGCGGGCCATCAGGATGCAGGCGCCGTGGCTGCCGATATCCCGCGACACCAGAATGGCGTCACCGGCCTTGAGGTTGCGTACCGAGATGCTCCGGCTCTGCTCAGGCAGCGGGAAGGTGCCGACCCCGCTGGTGTTGATGAAGAGCTTGTCTGCCGCCCCCTTGGGCACCACCTTGGTGTCGCCGCAGACGATGTGGGCGCCGCTCTTGGCAAGCTCTGCTGCCATCGACTCGACGATGCGGGCCAGATCGGCGTAGGGGAAGCCCTCCTCGATGATAAAGCTGCAGCTCAGATACTCGGGCTTGGCCCCCATCATGGCGAGATCGTTGACCGTACCGGCGATGGCCAGCTTGCCGATATCGCCCCCCTCGAAGAAGAGCGGCGAGACGGTAAAGCTGTCGGTGGTGAAGGCAACGGGGCCGTTTACCGGCAGCAGGGCGGCATCTTCACCGCGCAGCAGGATCTCGTTGCCAAAGTGGCGAAAGAAGAGCTGATTGATCAGCTGGTTCATCTCCACACCGCCGCCGCCGTGGCTTAACTGAATTTCTCTCATTGGATCCCCATATATCGGTAGTAGGCATTGCAGGCCCCTTCGGAGCTGACCATGCAGCTGCCCATGGGCTGGGTCGGGGTGCAGCCCCGGCCAAAGACTTTGCACTGGTTCGGTTTGGCCAGGCCGCGCAGGATATCGGCGCACTGGCACGCCTTGTGGTCATCGATGGGAGTCTGATTGAGTTGAAAGTGGCGCTCCGCATCGCGTTTGGCAAAGGCATCGCGCAGGCGCAGGGCGGAGGCGTTGATATCCCCCAGACCTCGCCAGCGAAAGTGCTCACGGGTCTCGAAAAAGCGCTCGACCAGCCGCTGGGCGGCTTTATTGCCGCTGGCGGTGACGGCGCGGCTGTACTGCACCTCCAGCGCGTAGCGACCCTCCACCTTCTGGCGCACCATCATCAAGAGCGCCTCCATCACATCCACCGGTTCGAAGCCACTCACCACCACCGGTACCTGATAACGATCGACGATGGGCAGGTAGATATCGGCGCCGGTGATGACGCTGACGTGGGAGGGGCCGATAAAGGCGTTCACCTTGGCAACGCCGTCGGCCATCACAGCATGAATGGCGGGGGGCACCAGCACATGGTTGATATGAAACAGGAGGTTATCGACCTCTTGCTCTTCAGCGGCGGCCAGCAAGGCGGCGGTCATCGGGGTAGAGGTCTCGAAACCGATGGCGAAGAAGACCACGGTTTTTTCCGGGTTTTCTTTGGCGATGCGCAGGGCGTCGAGGGGGTCATAGACCGGGCGGATATCGCTCCCCTTGGCCCGCTGCTGGGCCAGCGTACCTTTGGAGCCCGGCACCCGGATCATGTCCCCCAGGGTGACCAGAATGACGTTGGGCTGGCGGGCCAGCTCGATGGCCTGATCGATGCGTTCTTTCGGCATGATGCAGACCGGACAGCCGGGGCCGTGGACAAACTCGATGCTGGCTGGTAGCAGCTGGTGCAGGCCGTACTTCATGATGGTGTGGGTATGGCCGCCACACACCTCCATCACCCGCAGCGGTTCGGGGAGTAATTTGGCCAGTTCGGTGATCTGGGCGGCGAGGGCGCGGATCACCTCGGGCTGGCGAAAGCCCTGGAACAGGTCATTCAAGGTCAGCATGGCAAGATATCCTGTTTGGGCATCAGGGCCACCATCTGGCGGAAGCTCTCGAGGCTGGCCTGCGCCTCCTCTTCATCAATCTTGCTCATCACAAAGCCGATATGGAGCAGCACATAGTCGCCAATGTTGAGATGCTCTTCGAGCAGCATGCAGCTGACGCGCCGCTGCACCCCCAGGGTGTCGACGGTGACGCAGTTATCTTCGGGGTGCAGTTGCACCACCTGAGAGGGGATGGATAGACACATGAATTTCAGGACTCCGACAAGGTGGCACAACCGGTTGTGACAGGGTGGTGCGTGGCAAGATGGTGGATGGCAAACCAGAGCTGACCGGCGGCGATGCCACCGTCATTGAGCGGCAGGGTTTCGCTGGTCAATACCTGCCGGCCAGCGCCTTCGAGTGCGGGCACCAGCTGGTCCATCAGTACCCGGTTTTGAAAGACGCCGCCCCCGAGTACCACCGGATAGCCGGGGAAGCGCTCGGCCAGGGCAACCACCAGATTGCTGATGGCGCGGATAAACCCGGCGGCCAGGCTGGCAGTGGCGGTGCCTTGGCGCCGCTCGCTGACAAGGGTATGGATGAGCTCGGCCCACTCGATCTGCAGTGGCCTCTCCGCTGATTGGCTGAGATCAAAGGCGAGGGGGAAGGGCTGTTCATCGGGAGCCAGCTGCAAGGCGGCTGCCTCCAGCAGGAGTCCCGCTTCGCCCTCGTAATCCGGGGTGTTGATCACCCCCAAGAGTGCCGCTACCGCATCGAACAGCCGGCCGATGGCGCTGGAGTAGGGGGCGTTTCGACCGAGATGCCAGAGCTGGTGCAGGTTGCTGATCCGCTTAAGGGGCAGTTGCTTGATCAACGGAATATCGAGGGTGCTGATCTGCTCAGGAGTGTGCGATTCAAACAGCAGCCCCAGCAGCTGGCGCACCGGCTCGCGGATGGCCGCTTCGCCGCCAATAAGCTTGAAGGGTTTGAGGTGGGCAACCCGCTCAAATCCCTGAACGTCTGCCAGCAGCAGCTCTCCGCCCCAGAGGGTGCCGTCATTGCCAAGGCCGGTGCCATCGAAGGCCACCCCCAGCACCGAGCCTGTGATGTTGTGCTCGGCCATCACTGCCAGCAGGTGGGCGTGATGGTGTTGCACCTCGAGGTGGGTCGCACCCTGATCGCGGCAATAGCCCTTGGCCCACTGATGGCTGAGGTAGCCGGGGTGGCGATCCGACACCAGCAGTTCTGGCTTGAGATCGTAGAGATCGCGAAAGGTCGCCAGGGTCTGCTCGAAGTGCTCCTGCATTGGCAGGCTGTGCAGATCGCCGATATAGGGGCTGTAGATGCGCTGGCGGCCGAAGGCGAGCGCCAGCTGGTTCTTCTGCTGCGCTCCGACTGCCAGCAGTGGCGCCTTGACCGCCTCTTGCAGGCTGGGAGTGCAGGGGGCATAGCCCCGGGCGAGGCGCAACGTCTGGCGCCGCCCGCCTGCCCACTGCACCAGACTGTCGTCGCACGGGTGCAGGATGGGGCGGTTGTGATCCAGGATGCCGTCAATCTCGCGACCGAGTTCCCTGACCACCGCTTCGCACTCGATAAGGATCGGGCTGCCGCGCCCATTGGCGCTGGTAGCCGCCAGCGGGATGGCGCAGGTATCCAGCAGCAGCTGATGGAGCGGGGTATAGGGGAGCATGACCCCAAGGTAAGGAATGCCGGGGGCGATCCCCTCGGCCAGCGGCGCGGTTGTCAGTCGGGATTCTGAGAGCCGATCATCGTTAATGCGCTTGCGCAGCAAGGTGATGGGTCTGGCCTGAGAGGCGAGCAGCTTCCACTCGGCCTCGCAGCCGGTGACATGCAATTTGGCCTCGGCAAGGGAGCCCATCATCACCGCCAGCGGCTTGCGCGCGCGCCGTTTGAGCGTTCGCAATCTGGCAACACTCTGTTCATTGCGGGCATCACACATCAGGTGATAACCCCCCATCCCCTTGATCGCAATCAGCTCCCCCGCTTGCAGGGCGCGGGCGGCGGCGTGCAGGGCCTCTTCGCGTTCGGCCAGCGCATTTCCATTGCCGCAGCGCCAGCTGAGATGGGGCCCGCACTCGGGGCAGCTCACCGGCTGGGCGTGGTAGCGTCTGTCCAGCGGGTTTTCATAGGCCGCCGCACAGCGCCGGCACATGGCAAAGCCTGCCATGGCGGTATGGGGTCTGTCGTAGGGGAGGCGGCGGATGATGGTGTAGCGCGGGCCGCAGTGGGTGCAGTTGGTAAAGGGGTAGTGGTGGTGGCGATCGCTTGGATTGGCCACGTCCGTGGCGCACGCCTCGCACATTCCCTGATCCGGTGAGATGGCGACCGTGGCGGCGCTCTGCTGCTGGCTGGCTTTAATTCGAAACTGGCCATGAAATTGGCCATCGAAGTCGGGATCATGAGCAAGGGGCAGCTCCCGCTCGCTGAAGTGATCGATGCGGCTAAGCGGCGGCGCCAGTTCCCGCAGTTCGCGGGCAAAGCAGGCCAGCTGCTCAGGCGATCCTTCGGCACCTATGGTGACGCCGTTGGCATCGTTCAAGACATAACCGGCAAGGCCGTGGCGCAGCGCCAGCCCATAGACGAAGGGGCGAAAGCCGACCCCCTGAACTATGCCGTCGATATGAAATTCGCGGCGCAGCCGGTTGGCCACAGGATTGGAAGAGCCAGAGGGGGCGATGGTGGTGCTCATGCCGGCTCCATCTCATCTTGAGTCTGCGGCAAACGCAGCACCCGGCGCTCGTTCTCCTCGCGCCGTACCCAGCCATCCATCTCCATGCGCAGGCAGAACGGAATGGCGTATTTGCGCGACAAACCGGTGATCTCCTTGAGGGATGCCATGTCGATCAGATCTCCCACCTGCTGGCCCGCCAGCACTTCGGCGACCATCTGGTTGTAAAGCTCGGCGTCGTAGTAGATGGGGCCATCGAGCTGCACCAGATACTTGAGTCGCGCCAGATTGCGCAGCTGCTTTTGCAACGCGCCTTTTTGTAGCAGGCCCTGCTGCAGGGCCGCGGGCAGCTGGCGGGTGATAAAGGGATCCAGCTCCACGCCGCCGGGGCCCAGTTTACCGGGCTCGTACCCCTCCTTGCCTTGATCTCGCACCACCTTGAGCACCAGCTGCGCCTCTTCCCCCAGATCATCTTCCGACTCGCCGCTGCCCGGCTGCCACTTGTCATGGTGCAGGCGAACAAGCTGCTCGCTTTTGAGCTGCTGGAGCAGGGCATGAGTGACCGGCAGGGCGATGCCAAAGCGGGTCGCCAGCTCGGCGGCACTAAGGGGTTCACTTTTCAGCGTGGCCAGCAGCTGGTCGCTGCTTTGGGCCAGCCAGCAGTTATCCAGCAGCCAATCACCGAGGGGGGTGACCTGCTCTGGCTGCTGGTCAAAGCGGCTGGTCAGTACATAGCCGTTGAGCCCCAGTTGCAGGGTGGCCGGGTTGTAGTGCTCTAGCTCTTCAGGCAGCTCGCCCAGCAGGGCGTGCAGCGCCTTGCGTCTGGCGGGATGGATGTCACCGCACCAGACGATGCGGGCGCCGTGCAGCAGTTCACTGCTGCCGTGGCGAATGATGGCGAGCGGCTGGCCGAAGAAGCAGGGGATGGGGCTGGTAAAGATCAGCCGCGCCAGCCGGGTATCCTTGATGGGCACGAAACGGGCCCGGCCATGCCAGCTGCCGAGGGCTACTTCGACCTCCTTGTTGTGCAGAGAGGGGCGTAGTGCCTTGCCGCTCAGGCTCTCGGTGTTGAGCCGCACGATGAGGTGAGTCGCCGCCTCGCACTGGCCAGCTGCGCTGGTCAGGCAGTGGCCGCGAGCCACCTCCTTGTGGGGCACTTTTTTCAGGCCCACCGCCACCCGGCAGACGGCGCCAATCTCGTCGACGCTCTGGTGATAGGCCTGCAGGGAGCGCACCTGCACCTCCCGATCGGCAGGGTAGAGGCGCAGCTTGTCCCCCACCTTGAGGCTGCCCTGTTGCAAGGTGCCAGTGAGCACAGTACCGGTGCCGTTGGCGGTAAAGACTCTGTCCACATACAGTCGCGGGGCGCTCTGCTCGCGGGCAGCGTGTGAGGCTGGCAGTTCGGCAAGCTGGCGCACGATGGCGGTGTGCAGGGCGGCTATATTGGCGCCGGTCTTGGCACTGACGCTGACGATGTCGGGCACCATGCCGCTCTCGTCCATCACCCGCTCCAGCAGGCTCTCCTCCAACAGCAAAAGCTCGTCGGGGGAGACCAGATCGCACTTGTTGATGCAGACCAAGAGGCGCGGTACCCCCATCGCCTTGAGCAGGCGCAGGTGATCGCCGGTCATCGGCATCCACCCCTCGTCGGCGGCAATGACCAGCAGCACCAGATCCAGACTCCAGAGCCCCGCCACCATGTTGCGGATATAGCGCTCGTGGCCGGGCACGTCGATGACGCCTATGGTGTTGCCCTGACCGTCGTCGAAGTGGGCAAAGCCGAGATCCTGGGTCATGCCGATGGCCTGCTCGTGGGCGCGGGCGGTGGTGATGCCGGTGAGGGCCTTGATCAGCAGGGTCTTGCCGTGATCCACGTGGCCGGCAAGACCGATAACGGCGCGATAGGGGGTCATGGGATCAGGGCTCCTCGGTCGCATTTGTTGCATTGAACGGGGCGGGGAGAAGCAACTCCCTGAGTTGGGCGATCAGCAGTTCCATCTCGGTCGGCAGCAGGGTCGCCATATTGAGCAGTACCTTCTGCTGGCGCACGGTGGCGATGACAGGGACGGGGAGTTCGCGCAGAGCATCAAGCAGCTGCTGGGCCGGACGCGGGTCGGTGCACTCGAGCGCGGGCGCCGGATAGAACTCGTCCGGCAATGTGCCGCCGCCCACCACCAGTTGGGAGGGAACCGGCACAAAGGAGCCAGGCAGGGCGGCCATCAGCTGGGAGGCTCTCGCCTGCATGGCGGCCGGGGTGCTCAAGGTACGCTGGGCGATACCCTCGCCGACGGGAGATTTGTTGAGCTTGTGGATGAGCAGACGTTCGAGCAGGGAGTAGACGATGCGGCTCGGGCGGAAGGTGCGCATCATGGGGTGTTTTTCCAGCCGCTTGATAAGGTCGCTGCGGCCGCTGATGATGCCCGATTGCGGGCCACCAAGCAGCTTGTCGCCGGAATAGCAGACCAGATCCGCCCCCGCCTTGATGTACTGGCGCACCGAGGTTTCATCCGGTGCAAACTCTTCGGTGGTCAAGCCCGACCCCTGATCCACCGCCAGCACCACATGCTCGGGCAGGGCGCGGGCCACCTCGCCGATATCGGGGGATTCAGTAAAGCCGCGAATGGCGAAATTGGATCTGTGCACCATCAGTACCAGCGCGGTCTGATCGGTGATGGCATCGAGGTAATCTTTGGCGGTGGTGATATTGGTAGTGCCCACCTCCACCAGTTTGGCACCGGAGAGCGCCAGAATATCGGGAATGCGAAAGCCTCCACCAATCTGGATCTGCTCGCCGCGCGAGACGATCACCTCGCGCCCCTTGGCCACCTCCTGCAGCAGCAAAAAGAGCGAAGCGGCGTTGTTGTTGACCACCAGCGAATCCTCGGCCTGGGTGAGGCAACGGAGCAGGGGGGCGATCAGCCCCTTGCGCCCGCCGCGCTTGCCGGTGGCGAGATCCAGCTCCAGATTGTTGTACCCGGTGTTGAGGTCACGCACCTCGTCCCACAGATCGGCACTTAACGGCGAACGCCCCAAATTGGTATGCACCAGGGTGCCGGTGGCGTTGATCACCCGGGTTTGACGCTGGCGCAACTGCTGTTGGCAGCGTTTGGCAATCAGCGCCTCGATCTGCTCGGGGGCAACGCCATGCTGGCGAAAATCTTCGCTCTGGCGCAGCTCGCTGAGGGTGTCGCGCACCGCCTGGGTCACCAGCGGGCGGCTCAGCGCTTCGATAAAACCGGCGAGAAAGGGTTGCTGCAGCAGCTGTTCCACTTGCGGCAGACGGCGCGTTGGTTGCTGGCCGGGCTGTTGCTGAGAATCTGGCTGTGAATCGTCGGCAGCCGTACCTGATGCGGGCTGGCGGTGGGGGATGGCTGACGCGTGAGACGAGTTCGGCATGGGATTACCAGTGCAGTGCGTGGGTTCGGGATGCGCACCGGTTTGCCGATAGAGAGGCCGAGCTGACGGGTTATGGCACTGCTGGCGATTTGCGGATGACTGCAAACTGGGTGCATTAATGAGCGGGTATAAATTAATGCTGCATCGATGCTGATAAATTAATTTTTGGCCAGCGAGATAACCTGAGTTCGGATTATATTGGCAAGCGGCAAGCACCTTTTTTAAAGTATTACTTCAAATATATTGAACAAACAATGGAAATAACATTCAGGCCGAAAAATTCAGCGAGAGAGTATTTGTTCAATAGATAAATTTGGCGGAAGAGGCAGGAATCGAACCTGCCAAAGCCTTCTCGGCTCACATCGGTTTTGAAGACCGAGGAGGCCACCAGACCCCATCAACTTCCGTAACGGTCGCCATTTTGTGGCAATTTTCTGTGACTGGCAACGCTTTTTTTGTCATAAAAAATCGAGAGTTAGCGATTTTTTGAAAAAATCAAAGAACCTTGTTTTATATCAAGTTCAGCACAATTAGCCCGATGTTTTTAATTTAACATCGGGCCTCGATCACATTGCCGGAACCGTTGGTCAATAACGGTAGTTAACAACTCGCTAAATAATCACCGGTTGGCGTTGGCAATATTCCACTGATCCAGTTTATCTATTAACAGACTGGTGTCACTGGCGGCATCAAGATGCTGATAAAGATAATCCATCGCCTCGCTCACCATCTCGGTCATCGGGAAGGAGAACGCCACGATGGCCGGTTGTACCCCGACAAAGATCACCTCGGGGACAAAGGTCTTGAGTTCGTCGATCAAAAAGTTGAGCGGCATGTTGTGGGTCGAGAAGATAAACATCTCGGCGATGGTCTCGGGGGGGATCACCTGCAGGGTCCCCGCCTTCTCGCCGATCTCGGCGGCATCCACCAGCACCACCCGCTCCGGTTGCAGCTCCCGCACCTTGTAGACCACATTTTCCGGCGCGATGCCGCCGTCAATATGGATCCAGCCGGACAGGGGGGCGGCTTGCAGTTTGTCGGCAAGATAGGGGCCGGCACCGTCGTCCCCCATCATGGCATTGCCCACGGTCAACACGAGATTGCAGCCCATCAGCGGCTCCTTACCATCAGATACATATGGGGGTCGTTATAGAGGGCGGTGAGCTGATCCATAAAGGTATTGGTCCAGCCCAGCTCCTGCTCATCGAGCAGATTGTCTGCTTTGCGCAGTCGGTCGAAGGCGCAGGCCAGCATATGGCAGTGCTCGCGATAGATGGTGATCTCGCCAAAGGTGAGAAATCCCTCCATCTTGCGGCGCGCTTCGCTCCCTTCTGGCAGCTTGGCTACCCAGTCGCGATAACCGGTCAGCGAGCAGACCAGGTCTGCTCGCAGGCAATCAACGATGCCGAGGTGGTGGCCGATGGCGAGGCTGTAGTACATCACCTCCCTGGCCTCTTCCGGCACGTCGAACTGCTCGTCGACGAACTTGCGCGAGAGGCGATAGAAGAAAACCTCGTCAGCCATGCACCGCCTCTCCCTTGCCGGCCGCCCGGTTGAGGCAGGCGTTTGCGAGGTTGTTGACGATCTCCGAGAGGCGCGGATCGTCGTGCTGATCGAGGTAGCTCTGGATGCGCAGATCCACATCCTGCTGGGTCGCCCCTTCGAGCAGGGCCATAAACTCGTCGGCGATGATCCGCCCCTGGCGATAACCTGCCATGCGGCGCGCTTCGCGCTCGATCATCACCCGGATTTCATTGGGGATGCCGGTGTGGCGCAGCTCGACCCGCTCACCCGGTTGCACCTCGTGGCTGGTGGCTTTGAGTTTCTGTTCCAGCAGACCGAGCGCCACGGCAAAGCCATAAATGGTAGCCGCCGGTGTCGGAGGGCAGCCCGGGATATAGACATCCACCGGCACGATTTTGTCGGTGCCGCCCCAGACGCAGTAGAGGTCGTGGAAGATGCCGCCGTCACAGCCGCAGGCGCCGTAGGCGATGCAGATCTTGGGATCGGGCGCCGCCTCGTAGGCGCGCAGGGCTGGCACCCGCATCGCCCGGGTCACCGCGCCGGTAAAGAGCAGGATGTCGGCGTGGCGGGGGGAGGCGACCACCTTGATGCCGAAACGCTCGGCATCAAACAGCGGGGTGATGGTGGCGAAGATCTCGATTTCGCAGGCGTTGCAGCCGCCGCAATCGACCCGGTAGACATAGGCCGAGCGGCGAATGTCCTTGAGCAGGGTCTTCTTGAGTTTGGTGATCTCGGGATCCTGTGCCAGCGGCACGGCGCGGGTATGGGCATGGCCGACAACCGGTTCTATGCCTTTGATCTTGCTCATCACATCCACTCCTTTTGTGCGGCCATCGGTGTGATCAGGGCCGAGTCAGGCTGGCTCAGCATGCTCAGTTTTCGTTTGCAGTCGGGGCAGTGGTGCAGTCGCTCCGGGGTGGTCAGCGGCGTGCCCGCCTGCTTGAGGGTATCCTCCACCAGCGCCACCAGCTTGCTCGGGGCAAAGTAGGTGCCGCAAAGGGTGCAGGGGGCCAGCGCGAAGCGGGCCTCCTCATAGAGATCCGCCTTGTTGGTCACCGCCAGCTCGAACTCGGGGGAGAGGGCGATGGCGCGGGTCGGGCAGACCTCCTCGCAGCGGCCGCAGAAGATGCAGCGCGCCATGGAGATCTCCCAGCGTCGTTCGCCGGTCTCCATGTCCACTTCCATCACCAGCGCATTGGCCGGGCAGGCCTTGGTGCAGGCGGCGCAGGCGATGCACTGATCCGCCTGATATTTCGGTTTGCCGCGAAAATCCCGGTTCACCTCGTAAGGGGCGAAGGGGTACTTGGCGGTCGGGGTGCCAGCCTTGAGGATGGTCTTGAACAGCTTGATCATGATGACCCCTTATTTCAGCGGAGAGTTTTTGCGATCGATGCCGTAGCGCTCGATCTCCTTGTAGGAGACCACGGTGGATTTGCCCTTCTTGGGGTCGACCAGGGTGACCCGGTCGGTACAGGAGTAGCAGGGATCCAGACTGCCGATGATGAGCGGCGCATCCGCCACGGTATTGCCGCGCAGCATGTAGCGCAGGGCGGGCCAGTTGGCGTAAGTTGCGGCGCGGCAGCGCCAGCGGAACAGCTTCTGGTTATCCCCGGTCATGCTCCAGTGGACGTTCTCGCCGCGGGGCGCCTCGGTAAAGCCCAGCGCAAACTTGCCCGGCTGGTAGGTGAAGCCTTCGGTCAAAAGCGGCCCCTCCG
Proteins encoded in this region:
- the hypE gene encoding hydrogenase expression/formation protein HypE, encoding MREIQLSHGGGGVEMNQLINQLFFRHFGNEILLRGEDAALLPVNGPVAFTTDSFTVSPLFFEGGDIGKLAIAGTVNDLAMMGAKPEYLSCSFIIEEGFPYADLARIVESMAAELAKSGAHIVCGDTKVVPKGAADKLFINTSGVGTFPLPEQSRSISVRNLKAGDAILVSRDIGSHGACILMARDALQLGSDLKSDCTTLWPQVEALLQAGITPHALRDATRGGLAAVLNEWSSASGVAIELEESAIPVCDPVRGLCELYGFEPHDLANEGTMVLALPAEQAQDALGILQQFNPAASQIGVVQASDRHKVILNNPWGSRRYLELPQGELLPRIC
- the hypD gene encoding hydrogenase formation protein HypD, which translates into the protein MLTLNDLFQGFRQPEVIRALAAQITELAKLLPEPLRVMEVCGGHTHTIMKYGLHQLLPASIEFVHGPGCPVCIMPKERIDQAIELARQPNVILVTLGDMIRVPGSKGTLAQQRAKGSDIRPVYDPLDALRIAKENPEKTVVFFAIGFETSTPMTAALLAAAEEQEVDNLLFHINHVLVPPAIHAVMADGVAKVNAFIGPSHVSVITGADIYLPIVDRYQVPVVVSGFEPVDVMEALLMMVRQKVEGRYALEVQYSRAVTASGNKAAQRLVERFFETREHFRWRGLGDINASALRLRDAFAKRDAERHFQLNQTPIDDHKACQCADILRGLAKPNQCKVFGRGCTPTQPMGSCMVSSEGACNAYYRYMGIQ
- a CDS encoding HypC/HybG/HupF family hydrogenase formation chaperone; protein product: MCLSIPSQVVQLHPEDNCVTVDTLGVQRRVSCMLLEEHLNIGDYVLLHIGFVMSKIDEEEAQASLESFRQMVALMPKQDILPC
- the hypF gene encoding carbamoyltransferase HypF codes for the protein MSTTIAPSGSSNPVANRLRREFHIDGIVQGVGFRPFVYGLALRHGLAGYVLNDANGVTIGAEGSPEQLACFARELRELAPPLSRIDHFSERELPLAHDPDFDGQFHGQFRIKASQQQSAATVAISPDQGMCEACATDVANPSDRHHHYPFTNCTHCGPRYTIIRRLPYDRPHTAMAGFAMCRRCAAAYENPLDRRYHAQPVSCPECGPHLSWRCGNGNALAEREEALHAAARALQAGELIAIKGMGGYHLMCDARNEQSVARLRTLKRRARKPLAVMMGSLAEAKLHVTGCEAEWKLLASQARPITLLRKRINDDRLSESRLTTAPLAEGIAPGIPYLGVMLPYTPLHQLLLDTCAIPLAATSANGRGSPILIECEAVVRELGREIDGILDHNRPILHPCDDSLVQWAGGRRQTLRLARGYAPCTPSLQEAVKAPLLAVGAQQKNQLALAFGRQRIYSPYIGDLHSLPMQEHFEQTLATFRDLYDLKPELLVSDRHPGYLSHQWAKGYCRDQGATHLEVQHHHAHLLAVMAEHNITGSVLGVAFDGTGLGNDGTLWGGELLLADVQGFERVAHLKPFKLIGGEAAIREPVRQLLGLLFESHTPEQISTLDIPLIKQLPLKRISNLHQLWHLGRNAPYSSAIGRLFDAVAALLGVINTPDYEGEAGLLLEAAALQLAPDEQPFPLAFDLSQSAERPLQIEWAELIHTLVSERRQGTATASLAAGFIRAISNLVVALAERFPGYPVVLGGGVFQNRVLMDQLVPALEGAGRQVLTSETLPLNDGGIAAGQLWFAIHHLATHHPVTTGCATLSES
- the selB gene encoding selenocysteine-specific translation elongation factor — its product is MTPYRAVIGLAGHVDHGKTLLIKALTGITTARAHEQAIGMTQDLGFAHFDDGQGNTIGVIDVPGHERYIRNMVAGLWSLDLVLLVIAADEGWMPMTGDHLRLLKAMGVPRLLVCINKCDLVSPDELLLLEESLLERVMDESGMVPDIVSVSAKTGANIAALHTAIVRQLAELPASHAAREQSAPRLYVDRVFTANGTGTVLTGTLQQGSLKVGDKLRLYPADREVQVRSLQAYHQSVDEIGAVCRVAVGLKKVPHKEVARGHCLTSAAGQCEAATHLIVRLNTESLSGKALRPSLHNKEVEVALGSWHGRARFVPIKDTRLARLIFTSPIPCFFGQPLAIIRHGSSELLHGARIVWCGDIHPARRKALHALLGELPEELEHYNPATLQLGLNGYVLTSRFDQQPEQVTPLGDWLLDNCWLAQSSDQLLATLKSEPLSAAELATRFGIALPVTHALLQQLKSEQLVRLHHDKWQPGSGESEDDLGEEAQLVLKVVRDQGKEGYEPGKLGPGGVELDPFITRQLPAALQQGLLQKGALQKQLRNLARLKYLVQLDGPIYYDAELYNQMVAEVLAGQQVGDLIDMASLKEITGLSRKYAIPFCLRMEMDGWVRREENERRVLRLPQTQDEMEPA
- the selA gene encoding L-seryl-tRNA(Sec) selenium transferase, with protein sequence MPNSSHASAIPHRQPASGTAADDSQPDSQQQPGQQPTRRLPQVEQLLQQPFLAGFIEALSRPLVTQAVRDTLSELRQSEDFRQHGVAPEQIEALIAKRCQQQLRQRQTRVINATGTLVHTNLGRSPLSADLWDEVRDLNTGYNNLELDLATGKRGGRKGLIAPLLRCLTQAEDSLVVNNNAASLFLLLQEVAKGREVIVSRGEQIQIGGGFRIPDILALSGAKLVEVGTTNITTAKDYLDAITDQTALVLMVHRSNFAIRGFTESPDIGEVARALPEHVVLAVDQGSGLTTEEFAPDETSVRQYIKAGADLVCYSGDKLLGGPQSGIISGRSDLIKRLEKHPMMRTFRPSRIVYSLLERLLIHKLNKSPVGEGIAQRTLSTPAAMQARASQLMAALPGSFVPVPSQLVVGGGTLPDEFYPAPALECTDPRPAQQLLDALRELPVPVIATVRQQKVLLNMATLLPTEMELLIAQLRELLLPAPFNATNATEEP
- the hycI gene encoding hydrogenase maturation peptidase HycI, which produces MGCNLVLTVGNAMMGDDGAGPYLADKLQAAPLSGWIHIDGGIAPENVVYKVRELQPERVVLVDAAEIGEKAGTLQVIPPETIAEMFIFSTHNMPLNFLIDELKTFVPEVIFVGVQPAIVAFSFPMTEMVSEAMDYLYQHLDAASDTSLLIDKLDQWNIANANR
- a CDS encoding formate hydrogenlyase maturation HycH family protein, with amino-acid sequence MADEVFFYRLSRKFVDEQFDVPEEAREVMYYSLAIGHHLGIVDCLRADLVCSLTGYRDWVAKLPEGSEARRKMEGFLTFGEITIYREHCHMLACAFDRLRKADNLLDEQELGWTNTFMDQLTALYNDPHMYLMVRSR
- a CDS encoding NADH-quinone oxidoreductase subunit B family protein — translated: MSKIKGIEPVVGHAHTRAVPLAQDPEITKLKKTLLKDIRRSAYVYRVDCGGCNACEIEIFATITPLFDAERFGIKVVASPRHADILLFTGAVTRAMRVPALRAYEAAPDPKICIAYGACGCDGGIFHDLYCVWGGTDKIVPVDVYIPGCPPTPAATIYGFAVALGLLEQKLKATSHEVQPGERVELRHTGIPNEIRVMIEREARRMAGYRQGRIIADEFMALLEGATQQDVDLRIQSYLDQHDDPRLSEIVNNLANACLNRAAGKGEAVHG
- a CDS encoding formate hydrogenlyase complex iron-sulfur subunit, coding for MIKLFKTILKAGTPTAKYPFAPYEVNRDFRGKPKYQADQCIACAACTKACPANALVMEVDMETGERRWEISMARCIFCGRCEEVCPTRAIALSPEFELAVTNKADLYEEARFALAPCTLCGTYFAPSKLVALVEDTLKQAGTPLTTPERLHHCPDCKRKLSMLSQPDSALITPMAAQKEWM